A single region of the Pontibacter kalidii genome encodes:
- a CDS encoding sensor histidine kinase, with the protein MTLRTKFILFAVFIHGLLLALAWFLLQQNKFLFLGIELLILASAYITFQLYRSFFKPLQLIRSGIESIRDKDFSTKFMAVGQKDLDELVNVYNRMIDQLRQERVAQAEKHFLLDKLIQASPAGIILLGFDNQVESINPAAERFLGQPAATLTGKHVSQLPEAWAKELKDLPTGQSTTFRISGIWTYRCHRAHFLDRGFQHYFILIEELTKAILQNERQAYEKVIRVMSHEVNNTTGAINSILDSLGFYTSQLRREDQEDFAHVLQVATERNTNLSRFMANFAEVVRLPQPKKVPTDVHALLHSLHRLLQPELQRRHIQLQWQLAPRPLVVPLDAQQLEQVLLNILKNAMEAIDADGEISIKTSADPPQLSITDSGGGISEEVRAHLFTPFYTTKASGQGIGLTMVRDILVNHGFSFSLHSDNSRHTTFLIRF; encoded by the coding sequence ATGACGCTGCGGACTAAGTTTATACTTTTCGCCGTGTTTATACATGGCCTGCTGCTGGCATTGGCCTGGTTCCTGCTGCAACAGAACAAGTTCCTGTTCCTGGGCATTGAGCTTCTCATACTTGCTTCCGCCTATATCACCTTTCAGCTTTACCGCTCATTCTTCAAACCCCTGCAGCTGATCCGCTCGGGCATAGAATCCATCCGCGACAAGGACTTCTCCACCAAGTTTATGGCGGTGGGCCAAAAGGACCTGGACGAGCTGGTGAACGTGTACAACCGCATGATAGACCAGCTGCGGCAAGAGCGCGTGGCGCAGGCCGAGAAGCACTTTTTGCTCGACAAACTCATCCAGGCCTCCCCTGCCGGCATCATACTGCTGGGGTTCGATAACCAAGTGGAAAGTATAAACCCCGCAGCAGAGCGTTTTCTGGGGCAACCGGCCGCCACGCTCACCGGCAAGCACGTCAGCCAGCTGCCGGAGGCATGGGCCAAAGAACTGAAGGACCTGCCCACCGGCCAGTCCACCACGTTCCGCATCAGCGGCATCTGGACCTACCGCTGCCACCGCGCTCACTTCCTGGACCGCGGTTTTCAGCATTACTTCATCCTGATCGAGGAGCTGACTAAGGCCATCCTTCAGAACGAGCGCCAAGCCTACGAGAAGGTGATCCGGGTGATGTCGCATGAGGTGAACAACACCACTGGAGCGATCAACTCCATACTGGACTCGCTGGGGTTTTATACGTCGCAGCTGCGGCGCGAGGACCAGGAGGACTTTGCCCATGTGCTGCAGGTAGCCACCGAGCGAAACACCAACCTGAGTCGCTTTATGGCGAACTTTGCCGAGGTAGTGCGCCTGCCGCAGCCTAAAAAAGTACCAACAGACGTACATGCGTTGCTGCACAGCCTGCACCGCCTGCTGCAACCTGAACTGCAGCGGCGCCACATACAGTTGCAGTGGCAGTTGGCGCCCCGTCCGCTGGTGGTACCGCTGGATGCGCAACAGCTGGAGCAGGTGCTGCTCAATATCCTCAAAAACGCCATGGAGGCCATTGATGCAGACGGAGAGATCAGTATAAAGACCAGTGCTGACCCGCCGCAGCTAAGTATAACCGACTCCGGCGGCGGCATTTCGGAGGAGGTGCGGGCTCACCTGTTTACCCCGTTTTACACAACCAAGGCCAGCGGCCAGGGCATTGGCCTTACTATGGTGCGCGACATCCTGGTGAACCACGGTTTCTCCTTTTCCCTCCACTCAGACAACAGCCGCCACACCACCTTTCTCATCAGATTCTAG
- a CDS encoding sigma-54-dependent transcriptional regulator, whose product MILIIDDDVAVRASLSLLLKQNGYKTNEAANPKEALQLAELHPFDLAIMDMNFSINTTGHDGLDLLSKFKRLYPKLPVILITGWGSINLAVEGMRLGAADFITKPWSNDYLVQAVRTALSLSQQAADVGGALTRQKLDQQYDFSNIIGQDPQLLQILKKIGQIAPTDASVLIEGESGTGKELIAEAIHRNSLRKSQPFVKVNLGGISSTLFESEMFGHKRGAFTDAKSDRTGRFEMANKGTIFLDEIGELDLGSQVKLLRVLQDRTYEVLGDSRSRKLDIRVVCATNRDLAKLVEEGRFREDLYYRINLIKVKLPALREREGDVPLLVQYFVSNLKKTYNHPQLEVSQRALEWLKELPLPGNIRELKNLVERTVLVAERDVLQAEDFQAQAQQSPAKPGDKNLPAVGTMTLEEMEASMIRKSMDFYHNNISKVARALGLSRAALYRRLDKFNIPYDAAD is encoded by the coding sequence ATGATCCTGATAATCGACGATGACGTAGCCGTACGCGCTTCCTTGAGCCTGCTGCTCAAGCAGAACGGGTACAAGACCAACGAGGCTGCCAACCCGAAGGAGGCGCTGCAGCTGGCGGAGCTGCATCCATTCGACCTGGCGATCATGGACATGAATTTCTCTATCAACACCACAGGCCACGACGGCCTGGACCTGCTGAGCAAGTTCAAAAGGCTGTACCCGAAATTGCCTGTTATACTCATCACCGGCTGGGGGTCCATTAATCTGGCCGTAGAGGGCATGCGGCTGGGCGCGGCCGACTTTATCACCAAGCCCTGGAGCAACGACTACCTGGTGCAGGCGGTGCGTACGGCACTGAGCTTGTCGCAGCAGGCGGCAGACGTGGGAGGAGCCCTTACTCGCCAGAAGCTTGACCAGCAGTACGACTTCAGCAACATCATCGGGCAAGACCCGCAGCTGCTACAGATTCTTAAAAAGATCGGGCAGATTGCCCCGACCGATGCCTCAGTGCTGATTGAGGGCGAAAGCGGCACCGGCAAGGAACTCATCGCCGAGGCCATCCACCGCAACAGCCTGCGCAAAAGCCAGCCTTTTGTGAAAGTGAACTTGGGCGGCATTTCCTCCACCCTCTTCGAGAGCGAGATGTTCGGCCACAAGCGCGGCGCCTTCACCGATGCCAAGTCAGACCGCACGGGCCGTTTCGAGATGGCCAACAAGGGTACCATTTTTCTGGATGAGATTGGCGAGCTAGACCTGGGCAGCCAGGTAAAACTGCTGCGCGTGCTGCAGGATCGCACCTATGAGGTACTTGGCGACAGCCGCTCCCGCAAACTCGACATCCGGGTGGTGTGCGCCACCAACCGTGATCTGGCAAAACTGGTGGAGGAAGGAAGGTTCCGGGAGGATTTATACTATAGAATTAACCTGATAAAGGTAAAGCTGCCGGCCCTGCGCGAGCGCGAGGGTGATGTGCCGCTGCTGGTGCAGTACTTTGTTAGCAATCTCAAAAAGACCTATAACCACCCGCAACTGGAGGTGAGCCAGCGGGCGCTGGAGTGGCTCAAGGAGTTGCCCCTGCCCGGCAACATCCGGGAGCTGAAGAACCTGGTGGAGCGCACGGTACTGGTGGCGGAGCGGGATGTGCTGCAGGCCGAGGACTTTCAGGCGCAGGCGCAGCAGAGCCCTGCCAAGCCCGGCGACAAAAACCTGCCCGCCGTGGGCACCATGACGCTGGAGGAGATGGAGGCTTCCATGATTCGCAAGTCGATGGACTTCTACCACAACAACATTAGCAAGGTGGCCCGCGCCCTGGGCCTGAGCCGCGCCGCCCTGTACCGCCGCCTCGACAAGTTCAACATCCCGTATGACGCTGCGGACTAA
- a CDS encoding polysaccharide biosynthesis/export family protein produces the protein MRNIVYLLLLVLGVSSCMTKKELVYIQNSNLKENVPTDFQTKYAAYQLQTNDVLSIKVLSVDPDMSNLFNITNPVNGMGMSEPASLYLSGYAIDTEGFINLPTVGKLKVEGLTTLQTQEMIQKNLDRYITDATVVVKLISFKVSVLGEVRNPGYFYIYNERANLLEGLSMAGDLTLGADRENVKLIRQKKDGSSEVVLLDLKDPNLVQSQYYYLMPNDMIYVEPRNTQLKRDNLIVWNAVLGVISTGALLYNLFK, from the coding sequence ATGAGAAATATAGTATACCTTCTCCTGCTTGTGCTAGGTGTCAGTTCCTGCATGACGAAAAAAGAACTCGTATACATCCAGAATTCCAATCTTAAAGAGAACGTCCCCACTGATTTCCAAACAAAGTATGCGGCCTATCAGCTGCAGACAAACGATGTCCTGTCTATAAAGGTGCTGAGCGTGGATCCGGACATGTCCAACCTGTTCAACATCACCAACCCCGTAAATGGCATGGGTATGTCGGAGCCGGCCAGCCTTTACCTGAGCGGCTACGCCATCGACACGGAAGGCTTCATAAACCTGCCCACCGTAGGCAAGCTGAAAGTAGAGGGCCTTACCACCTTGCAAACGCAGGAGATGATCCAGAAAAACCTGGACCGCTACATCACAGATGCTACGGTAGTAGTGAAGCTTATCAGCTTTAAGGTGAGCGTATTGGGCGAGGTCCGTAACCCGGGGTACTTCTACATCTACAACGAGCGCGCCAACCTGCTGGAGGGCCTGAGCATGGCCGGCGACCTAACCTTGGGCGCTGACCGCGAAAACGTCAAGCTCATCAGACAGAAAAAGGATGGATCCTCTGAAGTGGTATTGTTAGACCTCAAAGACCCGAACCTCGTACAATCCCAATACTATTACCTGATGCCCAACGACATGATCTATGTCGAGCCCCGAAATACACAATTAAAGCGCGATAACCTAATCGTATGGAACGCTGTGTTAGGGGTAATTTCCACCGGGGCATTATTGTACAATTTGTTTAAATAA